The Nocardia sp. NBC_01503 sequence ACCATCCCTTGGGCGAGAACGAGTTTCATGAGAACGATGCTTCGCGGCGCATCGGGGCCATCATCGAGAAACGAACAGTGTGTTGAAGCATACGCCACGCGATCTCGGCGTCGTGTGGTGAGCAAGGGCACCGCGGTACCCCGGTTTCCGGGGCATGATCGGGGCGATTCATTACGTAGGGTAATGAATCGTGTTGAGAGTGGGGTTGCGGGAGTTCGAGCGTTCGGGTGCGACGGTTTCGGTGCTGGGTGTGGGTGCGGTGCTCGCGGTGGTCCTGGTGTTGACCACGGTGAATCCGTGGATGAGCGAGTCGGGCGGGATTCTGGCCGGGGGGTTGGACGCGCACGTTTATCGGGATGGCGCGGAGCGGGTGTTGCAGGGGCGGCCGCTGTATACCGAGCCGACGTTCTTCGGGCTCCTGTACACGTACACGCCGTTTTCGGCGCTGGTGTTCCTGCCGATCGCGGCGATTCCGTGGAGCTGGATCACTTATGCGTCACTGCTGTTGAATGTGTTCGTGCTGTTCGGGTGTGTGCTGTTGTGTTGGCGCGCACTCGGTTATCGGGTGACCCCGAGGTTGGCGGGGGTCAGTGCGCTGCTCACGCTGACCTGCCTGTTTCTGGAGCCGGTGCGCACCACGATGTTCTACGGGCAGATCAACCTGGTGCTCATGCTGCTGGTGCTGTGGGATTTCTCGCGGGCCGACGACAGTCGGATACGCGGGATCGGCGTGGGGGTGGCCGCGGGTATCAAGCTTGTTCCGGGCTACTTCGTGGTGCAGTATCTCGCGCTGCGCCAATGGCGTTCGGCGGCCGTCGCGGCGCTGACCTTCCTGGGGACCATTGCCCTGGCCTGGGTGATCCTGCCCGAAGATTCCCATCGGTACTGGTTCTCGACGTTCTTCCAATCCGATCGCATCGCGCCCGATACCAATCCGGCGAATCAATCGATTCGCGGGGTGCTCGCTCATCTGAGTCATGGGGCCGCACCGCTCTGGTTGTGGCTGGTGGTCACCATCGCCGTCACTTTTGTGAGCCTCGTGGTGACCGTCGCGCTGGACCATCGAGGTGAACGACTGTTGGCCGCCACCCTCGCGGGTATGACGGCCTGCGCGGTATCGCCCTTCGCCTGGGGTCATCACTGGGTCTGGTTCGTCCCCTTGATGGTTCACCTCGTCGATCGCGCTCAATCTAATCCGCGCTGGTGGGGAGCTGCCGCCCTGCTCTTCGTCGGTACCGGCGCCTGGGCCTACCACTGGGGTGAGAATTACGTCTCCGTAGGCATTTTCCTGCTGCCCAAGCCCTGGCACAGCGAGCCCATCCTGGAGAACTCCCACGTCCTGATGTATCTCGCCGCCCTGGCGTACGGAGTGTTCATCGCCAAAGGCCGGACGCGCTGGCGGGACTGGCGATCGATCATGTCCTGACGGTTCGGCTACCGCTGCTGTTCGGACTGCTGGTATTCGCGCCAGGCCTTCTGGGTATCGGTGAGCTTCGGCGCCGGTGTGCGATTGCGGAAGAAGTTGACCACCATCATGATCGGGACGATGAACGCCTGGAAGAAGATCAGGTACGAGCCGCCGTCGAAGAGAAATGCCAGATATCCGGCATAGCCCAGGAATACCGCGCCGAAGATCGCATTGATCGAACGCGAGGTGACGCTGTGACCATTCTTCACCGCCGCCATGGCGAGCATCAGCACACCGCTGAGTGCGAGCAGACCGACATACCAATTGAACATTGGGAACCCCCCGAGACCGTTCCAGACGAACCAGTTGGTCCGACCGGCCGGAACAGTAACACCCGATCGACTACCCCGCAAAGCGAATTCGGGACCGCGGCAACGACCCTCGGCCGAGGGGATCCAGCGGCCATCCGTCTCGACGCGCGCAACGAATATCTGATCAGCACACCTGTCGGTCCGTTCCGTCCGGCGGGCAGGGCGAATGTAGTTGATCGATAAGTATCTTTCGCGAAGGAGGAAAGGCATGATCCCGCATTTCATCGGTGACCTGATCTGGGCGGTCAACGACCTCCTCGGGAGGTTGCTGATCCCGTAGCCCGGAAGAGCCGGGGTGGCCTGTGCCGCCCCGGCTTTCGCTGTACCCACCATCACGCGCTCCAGTCGAATCGGTAAGTTCCGCTGAGGGACAGCGGGATTCGAGCCGACTGCGGTAACTTGGCCTGGACCAGGTGGGAGGTTTACAGGTGAATACTGACGCGCGAATTCGAAATCAGCGGTGGTTGCGCAGGGCGGGAACTGTTGCCGCGGCGGCGGTCCTGCTGGCCTCGGCGGGGGCAGAGGTCGCGATCGCCGCACCGGTGCACGGGCCGGTATTGCGTTCTCCGGCAGGCGGTTACCAGGAGCTTTGGGTGCCGTCGAGTATGGGGCCGATCAAGGTTCAGGTGCAGTGGGCCGCGCGTGGTGGCAGCTCCGCGCTGTATCTGCTGGATGGCTTGCGGGCACCGGGGGATCACAGTCAGTGGACCAGCGATACCGACGCGCTGCGCCAATTCGTCGGCGACAATGTGACTTTGGTGTTCCCGGTGGGTGGGCACTCCAGCTTCTATACCGATTGGTATCGGCCCAGCAGCAGCAATCATCAGGCGACGACGTACCGGTGGGAGACGTTCCTGACCAAGGAACTCCCCGACTATCTGGCCGGATTCGGTGTCTCGCGCACGAATAACGCGATTGTCGGCGCGTCCATGGGCGGGAACGCGGCGCTCACACTGGCCGCGCATCATCGTGATCAATTCCGGTTCGCCGGGTCGTTCTCCGGCTTTGTGCACCCCACCTTCCCGATGTGGAACGAGGCCATGCGCGCCGCCATGATCGATGAGGGCAACTTCGATGTCGACGATATGTGGGGTCCGGCCTCGGATCCCGCGTGGAATCGCAATGACGCGACCAACCAGGCCGAACTGCTGCGCGGCCTGCCGATGTACATCTCGACCGGCAATGCGGTGCCCGGACTGGCGGATCTGCGGTTCGGGGTCGGCAATACCGTGAACGCCATGGGGCTGGAGGCGATGACCATGGTCGCCAATCAGATGCTCCGGGATCGACTGGTGGCGTTGGGAATTCCCGCGCGAATCGATTTCGTGAACGGCACGCACACCTGGCCGTACTGGCAGCAGGCGCTCGCCATCGCGCGGCCGATGATTCTGGATGCCCTCGGGGCGCATTGAGGCACTCCTCGATGGGGGTGAGTCCACCGCATTATCGGGTGTTCGAGCGTCGGTGCCTCGACCTACTATCGGCAGGTGGACGCTCAGGGGGATGATCTGTGGGGACGCCCGATCGGGCGGCGCGCCGAGGACGCCGGTGCGCCGCGCCCCGATCCGGTGCTGCGCCTGCTCGATGAGATCGATCTGCTCGTCGAGGACAGCATGCGTGATGGCGAACCTCGCACCGGATACGACTTCGACGATCCGACCTATCCGGATTGCCCGAATCCGTACTGTCACGAGTCCTGGCATGGCCTCGCCATCACCCTCCGCATGGCGCAGATGCGGGATTACGGAATGCTCGATCCCGAGTACGACTATCGCGCCGATGACAGCGGGGTGATGTGCCCCGGCTCCGGACATCAGGGCGAGTGGCCGGAGCCTGCGGGGGAGTGGGAGATCGAGTGGGATCTGGAGGATTACGCGAGCGCACTGCATCCGGCCTCGGGGTCCGCGGCAGCGCCGGTCGATCCGCGACTGGCGCGGGCCGACGGCATGTGGATGGCGGTGAGTCGACCGGCGACCATGGTCTGGGTATCGAGTGCGCTGATCGCGTTCGTGTCCATGTTCACCGAGCCCGCGCACTGGCGGTGGTTGACGCCGGTGATCGGTATCTCGGCGCTGCTCACGATCTTCTGGTTGTTCCGTCGGAAGCGGCGTCGGCTGCCGGTCGGGTATATGCGTGAAAGGCTCTGTGCCAGACCGGAAACCATTATCGCGCTGGGTCCGATGGTGGGCGCCTCCTGGCTGCCCACGGTGTGGGCCTGGCGTACACCGCTGGATACCTCCGGCGATGTCGCGGCGGGGTACGGCGCGCTGCTGCTCGCCTGTGCACTGGCCGGAGTGGGTCACGTCACCGTGCAACTGTCTCGAATCCGCACGGTGGCAAGCGAATCGGTCGACGGCGCGGGCGAGACCGATCGTGTCGCGCACGCGTCGAACCTGGTCGTACTCTCCTTCTACTGGCTGATCTTCGTCCTACCGGTGCTACTGCTCTTCGGGTGGACCGTGGGCAGATTCACCTTTCAACCGGCCGCCATGTGGGCGGCCGTCGGTGTCGCCGTAGTGAGCTTGATCGTCCTGTTCGTGGAATCGCTCGTGTTGCACATCATTACGCGTGACGGCGGCGGCATTGCCATGATCATCCTGTTCGGCGCGCTCATCGCCGCCCCGCTGCTGTGGTGGTCGCTGCACACCCTCGCGACCACGCACCTGCGGCTCTGATTCTCAGGCCACGGCCCGGCCGGGGATGTCGGCGGGTTCGGCGGGTTTCGCGACCTCGGTGGTAGGACGTGCGGTGGTGAATGTCGCTGCTACGCAGAGGATTGCGATGGCGAAGCAGGCGAGGGTGTACCAGAGGTTGCCGATGGGGTCGCCGTTGGTTGTCAGGCCGTTGTCGGCGTCGAGGAAGTCGGGGAGGGCGGTGGCCCAGAGCAGGGCGAAGACGGCGAGATACAGGACGCTGTACCAGCGAATGAAAGGGTTCGTGTAGTGCGGGGATTCGGGGTCGCGGCGTAGGGATCGCCACTGGCGGAACAGGACGGGGATGGCCACCAGGGTCAGCAGGATCAGTTCGGCGGCGTAGAGGGTGCCGCGGACCGTGGTGCTGCCCGCGCCGAAGACGGTGGCGGGCAAGGGCAGGATGAAGGTGCCCAGGGAGGCCAGGAGGCCGATTGTCACCGTGCGACCGAGTAGTTGGAGACCGGTGAAGTGTTGTCCGGCATCGACTTTGCGGCCCACGAACCAGTAAACGCAGAAGGCCAGCGACGTGGGCCAGAGGGCGGCGAAGACCACCACGCTGGGCAGGGGTACCGAATCGAACATCGGCTGATTGAGGGAGTTGCCGGTGGACCATTCCCACCAGCGCAGTTGCGGGCCGATGTGGTCGAAGATCTCGTAGAACGCGTGGTGCACGAAGCCTACGCAGACCGCGCCCAGGAATGCGCCGTGACGGCGGAAAACGCCCAGCATGCGGACGATTTCGTAGGCGACCGTCGCCATGAAGGGGTAGATGGCCACGATGTAGAGGGGTAGTCGGCCCCACAGGAAGTCGACGGTGAAGACATTGTGCGCGAACATCGTGTCGACATGGTCTTGGATGCCGAACGCCGCGGGGAAGTACAGCGGGGGTTCGATGATGAACAGGTAGGCCGTCGCGCCGAACCAGAGCACCAGGTTGGTGGGATCTCCATTGCGGCGCAGGCGAATTACCGCGAGCACCAGGGCCAGGATCGAGCCGACGATGATGGTGCACTCGAGGACGGGCAGCGTCCAGTTCTCCAGCCCGAAGGGGTTGCGGAATTCGACGATTCCGCCCGCCTCTTCGCAGGAGAAGCCGAGCGAATGCGCGAGCTGATCGAAGGTGGGGGAGCAGTGGTCGGTCACGAATTGGCCTCCGAGCCGATGGAATCCGCTGTGTACCAGCGTGTTACGTCATATCCGGCCTCGTAGCGCCGGAACCACACATCGGCGAGTGCGGGCAGCGTCTCGTGGGCCGGATTGTGCTTGGGCAGCTGGCTGCGGATTATCCCCTTCAATGCGATCAGCTGTTCGCCGAGCGGCAGATCGTCGAAGGCGCGCAGCATCGGCCCGCTGTTCTGCGGACTCAGTCCCGGCAGCCACCGCCGCAGATGCTGCTTACGGCGGTAGTTCGCGAACATGGCGAGCGCGTCGACCTGCCGTTCCTCCAGTGGCACATGCTTATTGAAGCCCGCGCAGGCGATTCTGACCACCTTCAGCACGTGCTGGAAGATCGACGCCGCGACGCGCATCCGGTAGAGGTCACTGCCCACGACGGAGTCGAAGATGATCAGCGCCGAACTGCGATGCTCGACCTCCTCGACGAAGTGCCAGATGAACAGTGAGGCAACGCGATCATCGCCGGGCCGGAAGAGCGCGGCCTCGTTGTCGAGCATGAGTTTGAAGACCGAGGTGAAGGTCGCCTCGAGATCCGCGGTGTAGGCGAGCCGATACTTCAGCGGCGTCTCGGCGGTGAGCCGGTCGAATTCACCGATCACCTCGTCGAGTGTCTCCTGCAATCCCGGATAGTTCCGGATCAGCCCGCGCACATGCTGGCGATGCGCGGATGAATGCTGCCCCTCCTGTCGCATGAACGCGTCCGCCTCCTCGGCGACTTCGGCGTCGGTGATCTGCGGCTTCACCTGCATGATCATCTTCACGATCATCTTCTCGAAGCCGATGGCCAGGAAGGACACGGCATTGGCCATCGACGAGAAGGCCGGATTCTCCTCGTTCCAGAGGAAGGGCACGTCGTAGTCCTCGAAGGCGAAATTCATCTTCCGCACAATCAGATCCGTCATGGCGACCATACAAACATACACAGGAGCGTCTGTGTGTATGTTCGTAAGAAATCGAGTCGGCCCGCGACCCCGTGCTAACGTCGGTTTTTGTGGCACGCAGGCGGGGATGGGGCGGAACTCCGCCGGACAGTGACGACGAGGCGGCACGCCGCATCGTCGCCGCCGCGGTCGAATTGATCGGCCGCACCGGCCGGGAGATCAGCATCGCCGACGTGGCCGAATCACTCGGTGTCATCCGCCAGACCGTGTACCGCTACTTCCCGAGCGCGGACGCCCTCATGCGCGCGTCGGCCATCGCCGCCGTCGCCGGTTTCCTGGATCGGCTCGCCGCGCAGGTCAGCGGTATGCCCGATCCGGTCGAGGCGATGACCGAGGCCATTGTCTTCACCCTCGCCGAGGTCCCGCGCACCCCGCACCTGGGCATCATGCTGACCCCCGCCAACTCCGCGGCCGATCCGGACGGCATCACCTCCGAAGAGGCGCAGGACTTCGGCATGACCATGATCAAACGCTTCGATGTCGACTGGCGCGGTTACGGTTACGACGACGATGCCCTGCGCGAACTCGTCGAATACCTGCTCCGCATCATGCAATCGTTCTTCGTCTCACCCGGCCACCCGCCGCGCACCGATGAAGAGCTGCGTCGCTACCTCCGGCGCTGGATGGGATCGGCGATCATGGCTCAGGCGACCGTCACCACCTGGCGGTGATGAATTCCGGTGCGCCGCATCGTCTTGATTTGCAGGATCACGAATCAAGGAGGAGTCATGCTGCCAGACCCGATCGATGCCAAGGATCTGAATATCTACGGGGACGACAAGCTGTCCTGGAGCCGGGCGCGCAAATCGGCGGAGGCGGGGATCGGTCTGCCCGAGACTCCGGCATTCCTGTCCACCGCCGACTCGGACGGGCGGCCGCACACCACGGGGATCGGGGCCGTCGAGTACGACGGGTTCCTGTACTTCACCAGCGGGCCCGGAACTCTCAAGTCGCGCAACCTGATCGGTAATCCGGCGTGCACGCTGGCCTATCGGTTCGCGGAGGCCGATCTGATCTTCGACGGGCATGCGCATCGAACCACCGATATCGCCGAGCTCGATGCGGTGACCGCCGTCTATCGCGCCGGTGGTTGGCCCGCTGAGCGTGCGGGGGATACGGTCAACGCGCCCTACAGCGCGCAGAGCGCCGGCCCGGGACCCTGGTACCTCTACCGCTTCACGATTCACACCGCGGTCGGGGTCGCGCTCACCGATCCGCACGGTGCGACGCGCTGGCGGTTCGCTTAATCCTCGGGCTTGGCCCAGCGCCCGCGCGCCTGGCTGATGTGGTTGCGCAGGAAGGCTTCCACCGCATCCTGATCACCGGATTCGATGAGGTCGACGATGGTGAAATGCTCGCGGGCGACGCCGACCAGCTCGCCCTTCTTGGCGAGTGAGGCCAGGCCGAACAGGCGGGTGTGGTCGCGCAGATCCGCGACCAGACCGGTCAGCCGAGGATTGTCGGCATAGCCGAGCAGCGCCAGGTGGAAGATCTGGTCGGCGGCGGTGTACTCGACCAGATCGCCGCGCTCGGCCCCTTCGACGATCTTGGCCGCGAGTTCGCGCAGCCGCGGCAGATCCGCGGCCGGAATCAGCGGCGTGACCTCGCGAACGATCGGCGGTTCGAGCAGCAGTCGAATCCGGGTGATGTCATCGAGGTCCTTCTCGGCGACCTCGGTGACACGAAATCCCTTGTTGGGCACGATGGAAATGAGATTCTCGCGCGCCAGATCGAGCATGGCCTCGCGCACCGGTGTCGCCGAGACCCCGAACCGCGCGCCGAGCGTTGGCGCGGAGTACACCACGCCCGGCTCCATCTCACCGGCGATAATGGCCGCGCGCAGGGCCCGCGAAACCTTGTCGCGGAGGCTGACCTTCTCCATCTGGGTGAAGTGCTCGAGGCTCACGTGACTCCTGCCCATGGTCAGCTGATCGGATCGGTCGAAGGCATTCTATGCCATGTCACGTTGCATTCAGCGCGTCACCGGTCGGCGGCTTCCGCATCGACCGTGTGCAGGGAGGTACCGGAGGTCTCCTTGGCCAGGCCCACCGCGATCACCGAGATGATCGCCGCCGCAACAAGATACAGCGAGATCGGATAAGAGCTGTGGAATCCGTTCAACAGGCTGATCGCGATGAGCGGGGCCGGTGATCCGGCCAGAGTCGGCGCGACCTGATAGCGGAACGAGAGCGCGGTGGGTTGCCGCGTGGTCGCGGCGGTGTCGTCGACAGCGGTCATGGTGTGCACCCCCATCGCTCAGTGCTGTGTGACATTGCACCGTAGAGAAGTGATGGCCATCACGCAAGTGGTTGCGTGACCCCGCCCACACCCGCTAACTTCAGTGCAATGTCACACGGCACTGTGGTGACACCGGCGGCCGGGCGCTCATCCCGGACTCTCGATTCGATGGAGGCCCTCATGACCGA is a genomic window containing:
- a CDS encoding glycosyltransferase 87 family protein, which produces MLRVGLREFERSGATVSVLGVGAVLAVVLVLTTVNPWMSESGGILAGGLDAHVYRDGAERVLQGRPLYTEPTFFGLLYTYTPFSALVFLPIAAIPWSWITYASLLLNVFVLFGCVLLCWRALGYRVTPRLAGVSALLTLTCLFLEPVRTTMFYGQINLVLMLLVLWDFSRADDSRIRGIGVGVAAGIKLVPGYFVVQYLALRQWRSAAVAALTFLGTIALAWVILPEDSHRYWFSTFFQSDRIAPDTNPANQSIRGVLAHLSHGAAPLWLWLVVTIAVTFVSLVVTVALDHRGERLLAATLAGMTACAVSPFAWGHHWVWFVPLMVHLVDRAQSNPRWWGAAALLFVGTGAWAYHWGENYVSVGIFLLPKPWHSEPILENSHVLMYLAALAYGVFIAKGRTRWRDWRSIMS
- a CDS encoding alpha/beta hydrolase, encoding MNTDARIRNQRWLRRAGTVAAAAVLLASAGAEVAIAAPVHGPVLRSPAGGYQELWVPSSMGPIKVQVQWAARGGSSALYLLDGLRAPGDHSQWTSDTDALRQFVGDNVTLVFPVGGHSSFYTDWYRPSSSNHQATTYRWETFLTKELPDYLAGFGVSRTNNAIVGASMGGNAALTLAAHHRDQFRFAGSFSGFVHPTFPMWNEAMRAAMIDEGNFDVDDMWGPASDPAWNRNDATNQAELLRGLPMYISTGNAVPGLADLRFGVGNTVNAMGLEAMTMVANQMLRDRLVALGIPARIDFVNGTHTWPYWQQALAIARPMILDALGAH
- a CDS encoding metal-dependent hydrolase, coding for MTDLIVRKMNFAFEDYDVPFLWNEENPAFSSMANAVSFLAIGFEKMIVKMIMQVKPQITDAEVAEEADAFMRQEGQHSSAHRQHVRGLIRNYPGLQETLDEVIGEFDRLTAETPLKYRLAYTADLEATFTSVFKLMLDNEAALFRPGDDRVASLFIWHFVEEVEHRSSALIIFDSVVGSDLYRMRVAASIFQHVLKVVRIACAGFNKHVPLEERQVDALAMFANYRRKQHLRRWLPGLSPQNSGPMLRAFDDLPLGEQLIALKGIIRSQLPKHNPAHETLPALADVWFRRYEAGYDVTRWYTADSIGSEANS
- a CDS encoding TetR/AcrR family transcriptional regulator, with product MARRRGWGGTPPDSDDEAARRIVAAAVELIGRTGREISIADVAESLGVIRQTVYRYFPSADALMRASAIAAVAGFLDRLAAQVSGMPDPVEAMTEAIVFTLAEVPRTPHLGIMLTPANSAADPDGITSEEAQDFGMTMIKRFDVDWRGYGYDDDALRELVEYLLRIMQSFFVSPGHPPRTDEELRRYLRRWMGSAIMAQATVTTWR
- a CDS encoding pyridoxamine 5'-phosphate oxidase family protein encodes the protein MLPDPIDAKDLNIYGDDKLSWSRARKSAEAGIGLPETPAFLSTADSDGRPHTTGIGAVEYDGFLYFTSGPGTLKSRNLIGNPACTLAYRFAEADLIFDGHAHRTTDIAELDAVTAVYRAGGWPAERAGDTVNAPYSAQSAGPGPWYLYRFTIHTAVGVALTDPHGATRWRFA
- a CDS encoding GntR family transcriptional regulator, translated to MSLEHFTQMEKVSLRDKVSRALRAAIIAGEMEPGVVYSAPTLGARFGVSATPVREAMLDLARENLISIVPNKGFRVTEVAEKDLDDITRIRLLLEPPIVREVTPLIPAADLPRLRELAAKIVEGAERGDLVEYTAADQIFHLALLGYADNPRLTGLVADLRDHTRLFGLASLAKKGELVGVAREHFTIVDLIESGDQDAVEAFLRNHISQARGRWAKPED